Proteins encoded by one window of Nicotiana tabacum cultivar K326 chromosome 10, ASM71507v2, whole genome shotgun sequence:
- the LOC107824891 gene encoding F-box protein At5g07610, with product MALEKSPVGDLKEQDEQESSDWSKLSDDLKVEILCRLPEKPLIAFKRVAKDWYFLISYACVPRLSPPSPSAPICGVFGPSFTCDPSKSSTVEFSPHGPYHCLFYQRVVQSKPDAIGSYLDSLPFTCTTKDLLDCCNGLLLISRSDYEPAEYLVCNPATRQTIPVPVNPKHKYSTLVDCSLVFDPSESVEYKIIRFVHSVGKATIRLLDVFSSDTGEWIEYELPLEPKVSGIGGLKSSVYLDGVLYRISGGGCLISIGIKSNPNLANLNAWATIEFPDQQSKKYVGSIGASRGHLYYFNRNESDFLLWTLKNENGTKWVLKHTISIYSLLRNSAGEYYCNVLGDKVWSTIQPCVLLPSSDDILLLETPWFLVTYKFKYQSFSWYDTRMRGCQTRRLGQSFPYSRSLVVLNSIINKHINKHPGSSVSFRMCSSQKSQSVSQCSD from the exons ATGGCGTTGGAAAAGAGCCCGGTTGGAGATCTGAAAGAGCAAGACGAACAGGAGTCGTCCGATTGGTCCAAATTGTCTGATGATTTGAAAGTTGAGATTTTGTGCCGTTTACCGGAGAAACCTCTGATTGCGTTCAAAAGGGTGGCTAAAGATTGGTACTTTTTGATTTCTTATGCTTGTGTTCCTAGATTATCTCCACCGTCTCCGTCTGCCCCAATTTGTGGTGTCTTCGGTCCTTCCTTTACTTGTGACCCATCCAAGTCATCTACTGTAGAATTCTCCCCTCATGGACCTTATCATTGTCTCTTTTATCAGCGTGTTGTGCAGAGTAAACCGGATGCTATTGGTTCCTACTTGGATTCCTTGCCCTTCACCTGTACGACTAAAGATCTACTAGATTGTTGCAACGGTTTGCTTCTTATATCCCGAAGTGACTACGAACCCGCCGAGTATCTAGTTTGTAATCCAGCTACAAGGCAAACTATTCCCGTACCTGTTAATCCAAAGCATAAATATTCCACCTTGGTGGACTGTTCGCTTGTCTTTGATCCTAGCGAGTCGGTAGAATACAAGATTATTCGGTTCGTTCACTCTGTTGGTAAAGCCACTATAAGGCTTTTGGATGTTTTTTCTTCTGATACGGGAGAATGGATTGAGTATGAACTTCCTCTTGAGCCTAAGGTTTCTGGAATTGGAGGGCTTAAGAGCTCAGTCTATCTGGATGGAGTTCTGTACAGGATATCTGGTGGTGGCTGCCTCATTTCTATAGGCATAAAATCCAACCCTAATCTTGCTAATTTGAATGCTTGGGCTACCATTGAGTTCCCAGATCAGCAGAGCAAGAAGTATGTAGGATCTATTGGAGCATCAAGAGGCCACCTTTATTACTTCAATCGGAATGAATCTGACTTCCTTCTTTGGACGTTGAAGAATGAGAATGGTACTAAATGGGTTTTGAAGCACACTATAAGCATATATAGTTTGCTTCGAAATTCTGCCGGCGAATATTACTGCAACGTGTTGGGAGATAAGGTTTGGTCTACCATTCAGCCTTGTGTCCTTCTTCCTAGCTCGGATGACATTCTCCTTCTTGAAACTCCTTGGTTTCTGGTAACTTATAAGTTTAAATACCAATCATTTAGTTGGTATGATACAAGAATGCGGGGTTGTCAGACAAGAAGATTAGGACAATCATTTCCTTACTCGCGAAGTCTCGTTGTACTCAATAGCATCATCAATAAGCATATCAATAAGCATCCTGGATCATCTGTCTCATTCA GAATGTGTTCAAGTCAAAAATCACAGTCCGTCTCACAGTGCAGTGACTAG